One Phycisphaerae bacterium RAS2 DNA window includes the following coding sequences:
- a CDS encoding hypothetical protein (RecF/RecN/SMC N terminal domain), with translation MAQQFAGSRWWKFDFHTHTPASRDTPWFRAVGGADAVTPESWLQKFMDAGVDCVAVTDHNSGDWIDTLRTAYEGMKAAGGVDFRELFLFPGVEITVNNGIHVLAIFDTTKTKADIDGLLGQVDYTGTKGDSDGCTRKSVIEVIDVVATAGGLVLPAHADKDKGLLQVQAGNPNRAVLDAHTLRQVLKSQRVFAMELVDRNAARPAIYGEEGCQWTEVLGCDCHNFRNGAQPGEWFTWVKMGTPSLEGVRLALLDGAPLSIIRSDVADGDPNKYAGLVIDEVVVENARFAGRDGPLRVRFSPWLTTLIGGRGSGKSTVIELLRLALRREGDLPEELREWFRTFAQVPAQRTDRGALTNETTVSVVLRKDTGRFRVNWRQNGAGHVIEEELADGRWTEAPGDVRTRFPSRVFSQKHIFALSSDPDSLLRLIDEAPEIDHAEWTREWKSAEARFLALRGQRRELEGKIADRPRLEGELADIRRQLEVFERGGHREVLQRFQRARRQRRALDERAEELAKNEGILRETAEQLTPSDIREDEFDSADAAEASAMSLLQEAAEQQRLLATRVAALADEIRAFTTDWSTRRDATAWAAREREVVREHEELVARLQAEGIADPAAFATLVQRRQGLERQLQELNSIRDRANELSNQANAALTRLGELRRDLSERRSRFLSNVLANNSFVRMHLIPFGETSRVAEPSFRSHLCREDGRLADDVLSEDRSRGILVELYQGLPADAIQRATNLAERIENAKRALSSAAGGASLEGRTQWLVNHLRGLRPEQIDRLQLWWPEDELRVEYRRGRGADDFVPIEQGSPGQKSAAILAFILSYGAEPIVLDQPEDDLDNHLIYDLIVQQIRENKRKRQVIVATHNPNIVVNGDAEMVVVLDHRGGQCRLIEDGTGCLQEREVREEICRVMEGGRQAFVQRYRRILEEVDSV, from the coding sequence ATGGCCCAACAATTCGCCGGTTCCCGGTGGTGGAAGTTTGACTTCCATACGCATACGCCTGCTTCGCGGGACACGCCGTGGTTTCGCGCTGTCGGAGGGGCTGATGCCGTCACGCCGGAATCGTGGCTTCAGAAGTTCATGGACGCCGGCGTGGATTGCGTGGCCGTGACGGATCACAACAGCGGAGACTGGATCGATACGCTCAGGACGGCCTACGAGGGGATGAAAGCCGCGGGCGGAGTTGACTTTCGAGAGCTCTTCCTCTTCCCCGGTGTCGAGATCACCGTCAACAACGGCATTCACGTGCTGGCCATTTTCGATACCACTAAGACGAAGGCCGATATCGACGGCCTGCTCGGGCAGGTCGATTACACCGGGACGAAGGGTGACTCGGATGGATGCACGCGCAAATCCGTCATTGAGGTGATTGATGTCGTCGCCACGGCCGGCGGGCTCGTGCTACCTGCACACGCAGATAAGGATAAGGGCCTGTTACAGGTCCAAGCCGGCAACCCTAACCGGGCGGTCCTGGACGCACATACGCTTCGACAGGTACTGAAATCACAGCGCGTGTTCGCGATGGAACTCGTGGACCGCAACGCGGCCCGCCCCGCGATCTACGGGGAGGAAGGCTGCCAATGGACCGAAGTTCTGGGCTGCGACTGCCACAACTTCCGTAATGGAGCGCAACCTGGTGAGTGGTTCACGTGGGTCAAGATGGGAACGCCCTCGCTGGAGGGAGTTCGACTCGCGTTGCTCGATGGTGCTCCGCTTTCGATTATCCGAAGCGACGTTGCCGACGGCGATCCGAACAAGTACGCGGGGCTGGTCATCGACGAAGTTGTCGTTGAAAACGCTCGCTTTGCGGGGCGAGATGGCCCGCTTCGCGTGCGGTTCAGCCCCTGGCTGACCACGCTCATCGGTGGAAGAGGGTCGGGGAAATCGACGGTCATCGAGCTACTTCGGCTTGCATTGCGACGCGAAGGCGATTTGCCCGAGGAGCTGCGCGAGTGGTTCAGAACCTTCGCCCAAGTACCAGCGCAACGAACAGATCGCGGCGCCTTAACAAATGAGACCACGGTTTCCGTTGTGCTCCGGAAGGACACGGGGCGGTTTCGCGTTAACTGGCGGCAGAATGGCGCGGGACATGTTATTGAGGAAGAGCTGGCCGACGGGCGCTGGACAGAGGCCCCCGGCGACGTTCGGACAAGGTTTCCATCGCGGGTTTTCAGCCAGAAGCACATATTCGCACTTTCCAGCGACCCTGACTCGCTGCTGCGACTGATCGACGAAGCGCCCGAGATTGATCATGCGGAATGGACCCGCGAGTGGAAATCGGCTGAGGCAAGATTCCTTGCACTTCGTGGCCAACGTCGTGAATTGGAGGGAAAGATCGCCGACCGTCCGCGTCTGGAGGGCGAGCTTGCCGACATTCGGCGGCAACTCGAAGTCTTCGAGCGCGGAGGTCACCGGGAAGTTCTGCAACGATTTCAACGGGCGCGACGGCAGCGTCGAGCACTGGACGAGCGGGCCGAAGAGCTGGCGAAGAACGAAGGCATCCTGCGCGAAACGGCGGAGCAACTCACGCCTTCCGACATCCGGGAGGATGAATTCGATTCGGCTGATGCCGCTGAGGCATCAGCAATGTCGTTACTGCAAGAAGCGGCGGAACAGCAGCGGCTACTTGCCACTCGAGTCGCTGCCCTGGCGGACGAGATTCGCGCCTTCACGACTGACTGGAGCACGCGCCGAGATGCAACGGCCTGGGCAGCTCGGGAACGCGAAGTCGTCCGGGAGCACGAAGAGCTTGTGGCGCGACTTCAGGCCGAAGGCATCGCCGATCCAGCGGCGTTCGCGACGCTTGTGCAACGACGACAGGGGCTAGAACGTCAATTGCAAGAGCTGAACTCGATTCGTGATCGGGCGAATGAGTTGAGTAATCAGGCAAACGCGGCACTCACAAGGTTGGGCGAACTTCGGCGCGATCTGTCGGAGCGCCGCTCGCGATTCCTGAGCAACGTCCTGGCAAATAACTCATTTGTTCGCATGCATCTGATTCCCTTCGGCGAGACCTCCCGCGTGGCCGAGCCGAGCTTCCGCTCGCACCTTTGTCGTGAGGATGGTCGCCTGGCCGACGACGTACTGTCGGAGGATCGGTCACGAGGGATTCTGGTTGAGCTGTATCAGGGCCTTCCTGCGGATGCCATACAGCGAGCGACAAACTTGGCAGAGCGAATCGAAAACGCAAAGCGTGCCTTGTCCTCCGCTGCGGGCGGAGCGTCGTTGGAAGGTCGGACACAATGGCTAGTCAATCATCTTCGGGGTCTACGGCCCGAGCAGATTGACCGACTGCAACTCTGGTGGCCCGAAGACGAGCTTCGCGTCGAGTATCGGCGGGGCCGGGGCGCTGACGACTTCGTGCCGATTGAACAAGGCTCGCCGGGGCAGAAATCGGCGGCAATCCTCGCGTTCATCCTCTCATACGGTGCGGAGCCGATCGTCCTCGACCAGCCCGAAGACGACTTGGACAACCACCTGATCTACGACCTGATCGTTCAGCAAATCCGCGAGAACAAGCGCAAACGGCAGGTCATCGTGGCAACCCACAATCCAAATATCGTAGTCAATGGCGACGCAGAAATGGTGGTCGTTCTTGACCACCGGGGCGGGCAGTGCCGGCTGATCGAGGACGGTACGGGGTGTCTGCAGGAGCGCGAGGTTCGTGAAGAGATCTGCCGCGTAATGGAGGGCGGTCGCCAAGCGTTCGTGCAGCGCTATCGCCGAATTCTTGAGGAGGTAGACAGTGTTTGA
- a CDS encoding Divergent AAA domain protein has translation MFDTREQLQEKIRLGEDSLLECKAMTFAGDKIKGPKRDDVADELAAFANASGGVVVLGVEDKTREILGIPAERLDLAERFVNELCNDLIKPPLFPRIERLQLTATDGTEQPVIRVDVARSLFVHKSPGGYFYRVGSAKRQMTTEYLARLTQQRSQAGLIRFDEQVILQASLDDLDAALVDRFRTSRTTDDRAALLRKLAMAREGEDGVLRPTVAGILLGSTNPERWLPHAFVQAVAYRGDGAPGAGDLAEYQLDAKDIVGPLDAQVVEACRFVTRNMRVGASKSAGRTDVPQYDITAIFEAIVNAVAHRDYSMYGSKIRLRLFANHLEVFSPGSLSNTMTVDSLAVRQSSRNEAITSLLAKCAVPTELSGMESARSTMMDRRGEGVSIILERSQQLAKRRPVFELPDESELKLTIFAAPIESSTNEGART, from the coding sequence GTGTTTGATACTCGCGAGCAACTTCAAGAGAAGATCCGCCTCGGTGAAGACAGCCTGCTTGAATGCAAGGCGATGACGTTCGCTGGAGACAAAATCAAAGGCCCGAAGCGAGACGATGTGGCCGACGAACTGGCCGCGTTCGCGAATGCCTCGGGCGGCGTAGTCGTGCTCGGCGTTGAAGACAAGACTCGCGAGATTCTCGGAATCCCCGCGGAACGGCTGGACCTTGCAGAGCGGTTCGTGAATGAACTCTGCAACGATTTGATTAAGCCGCCGCTGTTTCCGCGAATAGAAAGGCTCCAGTTGACGGCGACGGATGGGACGGAGCAGCCGGTGATTCGTGTTGACGTGGCGCGAAGCCTGTTCGTGCATAAGAGCCCGGGTGGGTATTTCTATCGCGTCGGAAGCGCCAAGCGTCAGATGACGACAGAGTACTTGGCCCGGCTTACGCAGCAGCGCAGTCAGGCGGGGCTCATTCGATTCGACGAACAGGTGATCCTCCAAGCATCACTAGATGATCTCGATGCGGCGCTAGTTGATCGCTTTCGAACTTCTCGCACAACCGATGACCGCGCAGCACTTCTAAGAAAACTCGCCATGGCGCGTGAAGGTGAGGACGGGGTGTTGCGACCGACTGTCGCCGGCATCCTGCTTGGCTCGACGAACCCGGAGCGGTGGCTGCCTCATGCCTTCGTTCAGGCCGTGGCATATCGCGGAGATGGCGCGCCGGGGGCCGGCGACCTGGCGGAGTACCAGTTGGATGCGAAGGACATCGTCGGACCGCTCGATGCTCAAGTGGTAGAAGCATGCCGATTCGTGACCCGGAACATGCGCGTGGGGGCGTCCAAATCCGCGGGGCGAACGGATGTGCCGCAGTACGACATCACCGCGATCTTCGAAGCGATCGTAAATGCCGTCGCTCATCGGGATTATTCGATGTACGGTTCCAAGATTCGTCTTCGGCTATTCGCCAACCACTTGGAGGTCTTCTCGCCCGGTTCACTCTCCAACACGATGACGGTCGATAGCCTGGCCGTGCGGCAGTCGTCGCGAAACGAGGCGATTACGAGCCTCCTCGCCAAGTGCGCAGTGCCAACTGAACTCAGTGGGATGGAGAGTGCCCGATCGACCATGATGGATCGTCGGGGAGAGGGTGTATCCATCATCCTCGAAAGGAGTCAACAACTAGCGAAACGCCGACCAGTGTTTGAACTTCCCGACGAGTCCGAATTGAAGTTGACGATTTTCGCGGCACCAATTGAATCGTCAACGAACGAGGGCGCACGCACGTGA
- the trpF_1 gene encoding N-(5'-phosphoribosyl)anthranilate isomerase: protein MKVQNLGDAPIYARTYGELQLLCGSRQGVMNSRKADLKILRIRPGSETSHHYHILRESIFHVISGNLVMRSALAMEERQLGPGDTIIVEPGEDHVLVNRGISEAVLYEIESPPHASSDKIPFGSIRKDLEVGERDFGRFWRDDGKVKVKICGVKSLDAAVNCARLGVHAIGVHAVGQVAIEKVLSDSPWLAVVPQEMSVFLLTDGGEPGILAELIFASRCDTVQIQGGKSVSELAAIAETVRTYGRRLVCTVSAKVGMNKRDLITSTREAAAISDAVLFDAGHYGGTGQKHDWELTASLRDEIQVPVIAAGGLNRENCADCIRRLKPFGVDVESGVEVKFGLPDGGRLTAKDFSAIKELLLAANEDLG from the coding sequence ATGAAAGTGCAAAACCTTGGTGATGCTCCAATTTACGCGCGAACCTATGGAGAACTACAGCTTCTGTGCGGGTCGAGACAGGGTGTCATGAACAGCCGGAAAGCTGACCTCAAGATTCTCCGAATACGACCTGGTTCCGAAACGAGCCATCATTATCACATACTACGCGAGTCGATTTTCCACGTGATAAGCGGCAATTTAGTCATGCGTTCAGCATTAGCCATGGAGGAAAGGCAACTTGGACCCGGCGACACCATTATAGTCGAGCCTGGGGAAGATCACGTGCTTGTTAACAGGGGAATCAGCGAGGCAGTATTGTACGAGATCGAGAGCCCACCGCACGCGAGTTCCGACAAGATACCTTTCGGAAGCATTCGGAAAGACCTGGAGGTTGGTGAGCGAGACTTCGGGCGGTTTTGGCGAGACGATGGCAAGGTCAAGGTCAAAATATGTGGAGTGAAGAGTCTCGATGCTGCCGTGAATTGCGCGCGTCTAGGCGTACATGCGATCGGGGTTCACGCTGTCGGTCAGGTTGCGATCGAGAAGGTACTGAGTGATAGCCCCTGGTTGGCGGTCGTGCCGCAGGAAATGAGCGTATTTCTGCTAACGGATGGAGGTGAACCCGGCATCTTGGCCGAATTGATCTTTGCGAGTCGATGCGACACTGTCCAGATTCAAGGCGGGAAATCGGTTAGCGAACTCGCGGCGATAGCGGAGACGGTCCGTACTTATGGGCGACGCCTGGTCTGCACGGTCTCGGCGAAAGTCGGGATGAATAAGCGCGACTTGATCACGAGCACCCGAGAGGCGGCCGCAATAAGCGATGCTGTGCTTTTCGATGCAGGTCACTATGGGGGCACCGGACAAAAGCACGATTGGGAGCTAACCGCGTCGCTGCGAGATGAGATACAGGTTCCTGTCATTGCCGCTGGCGGGCTGAATCGGGAGAATTGTGCCGATTGCATTAGGCGGCTGAAGCCGTTCGGGGTGGACGTCGAGTCCGGGGTGGAGGTGAAGTTTGGCTTGCCAGATGGTGGTCGGCTGACAGCGAAAGACTTTAGCGCGATCAAGGAGTTGCTCCTTGCAGCCAACGAAGACCTCGGGTAG
- a CDS encoding Helix-turn-helix domain protein, producing MNQVLTEVEYVNAPVLALRPREAAKALGLGERKLWELTNRGIIPHIKLDKCVLYPVDALRAWLVHHASGGERQ from the coding sequence ATGAATCAAGTCTTGACCGAAGTGGAATACGTCAATGCGCCAGTATTAGCTCTACGTCCACGCGAAGCTGCTAAAGCACTTGGCTTGGGTGAACGAAAACTGTGGGAGCTGACAAATCGTGGGATTATCCCACACATTAAACTCGATAAGTGCGTTCTGTACCCAGTCGATGCACTGCGCGCCTGGCTAGTGCATCATGCATCAGGAGGAGAGCGGCAATGA
- a CDS encoding PEP-CTERM motif protein, producing MRKQLFSAGIIFSLVAASAMAFPPTGIYSNVPTHPTNLVPGLGISFGTALSTTFDRPYRSADGNRWIMTAIAGTGNTATDEIIITGSGTTGTTVFQEGTTIVDSGRVCDAASIDQRVAINNAGNFAFTCNLSGATTDDEVIVKSIGGTLSIAAQEGAVVGPLIAGASFGTTLDSPGIDNNNKVSFRTTLTGVPTGQTTAVFLQDMDSVAMQFGVTAVNPPTPGGNLWQTLAAGDPFYHATTSDWLAQGDTNGTTTTDAIVAKNNQVLLSEGSTPGGGLGNVLSFVESFMFPGGDWMSRGTISGAADDDWVVYNGNLVSKGFDPVPGGLPGEVFDDASFAALYFGMTANDVGDYVYGGVTSNPDLDRNAVLVWSDGVTSNVVLREGDPVDLDGNGLLDDNVFLSVFNNDDMFLTNDGWLYFFADLRNTPSSPFTNVGQAFMRIQVPEPSTLALLGLGMLTLVRRRRTN from the coding sequence ATGAGAAAGCAACTGTTCAGCGCGGGGATTATTTTCTCGCTGGTGGCTGCCAGCGCGATGGCATTTCCGCCGACGGGCATTTACTCGAACGTGCCCACGCACCCGACAAACCTCGTCCCCGGTCTGGGAATCTCTTTCGGGACGGCGTTGAGTACGACGTTTGATCGGCCCTATCGAAGCGCCGACGGCAATCGCTGGATCATGACGGCCATCGCCGGTACCGGCAACACGGCCACCGATGAGATCATCATCACCGGCTCTGGGACGACCGGCACGACGGTTTTCCAGGAAGGCACGACCATCGTGGATTCCGGTCGAGTCTGCGATGCCGCCTCCATCGACCAGCGCGTCGCGATCAACAACGCTGGCAACTTCGCGTTCACTTGCAACTTGAGCGGCGCGACGACCGACGACGAAGTCATCGTCAAGAGCATCGGCGGCACGCTGTCGATTGCCGCGCAAGAGGGCGCGGTGGTCGGCCCGTTGATCGCCGGAGCCAGCTTCGGCACCACGCTCGACTCGCCCGGCATCGACAACAACAACAAAGTCTCATTCCGCACGACGCTGACGGGCGTACCGACCGGTCAGACCACGGCCGTGTTCCTCCAGGATATGGACAGCGTAGCCATGCAGTTCGGCGTCACCGCCGTGAACCCGCCGACGCCCGGAGGCAACCTCTGGCAGACGCTCGCCGCCGGCGATCCGTTCTATCACGCGACCACCTCCGACTGGTTGGCCCAGGGCGACACGAACGGCACCACCACGACGGACGCCATCGTCGCCAAGAACAACCAGGTGCTGCTGAGCGAGGGTTCCACCCCCGGCGGCGGCCTCGGCAACGTCCTGTCGTTCGTCGAGTCGTTCATGTTCCCCGGCGGTGATTGGATGTCTCGCGGGACAATCAGCGGCGCCGCCGATGACGACTGGGTCGTGTACAACGGCAACCTCGTCTCCAAGGGTTTCGACCCCGTTCCCGGCGGTCTGCCCGGCGAAGTCTTTGACGACGCCTCTTTTGCGGCGCTCTACTTCGGCATGACCGCCAACGATGTCGGCGACTATGTCTATGGCGGTGTGACCAGCAACCCCGACCTGGATCGAAACGCCGTCCTCGTCTGGAGCGATGGCGTCACGTCCAACGTCGTCCTTCGAGAGGGCGACCCGGTCGATCTCGACGGCAACGGCCTGCTGGACGACAACGTCTTCCTGTCGGTCTTTAACAACGACGACATGTTCCTGACCAACGACGGTTGGCTGTACTTCTTCGCTGACTTGCGAAACACGCCTTCATCGCCGTTCACCAACGTCGGCCAGGCATTCATGCGGATTCAGGTTCCCGAGCCGAGCACGCTCGCCCTGCTGGGCCTGGGCATGCTCACGCTGGTCCGCCGACGCCGGACGAACTGA
- the purD gene encoding Phosphoribosylamine--glycine ligase produces MKVLVVGSGGREHALVWKLSQSAHRPKLFCAPGNAGTASLATNVPIPAEDLGALLKFARDEKIDLTVVGPEDPLCAGIADRFAAAGLRLFGPCASAARLEGDKTYAKQLMREAGVPTAEARIFGPTDQELAQARQTGRADRPSKDEQIPAWFQRGYDMARQYVSTRDEGVVVKAAGLAKGKGVFVHHDPAEALLTLERLMLHRELGPAGERVVIEDLLLGREVSVMALIDGRTIYLLEMAQDYKRAGDGDTGPNTGGMGAYSPAPPISEADLRVIERDVFVPVLDTLAGQEIPYRGVLYAGVMLTAGGPKVLEFNCRFGDPETQPLMMRLKSDLLEAMLATVEGRLDQISLEWDARPAVCVVMAAGGYPGEYRRGQVIEGLDAAARETDVQVFHAGTSARVGQPVTNGGRVLGVTALGDDLASARDRAYAAARRISFEGAMMRSDIAARGKHPG; encoded by the coding sequence ATGAAAGTCCTCGTCGTCGGAAGCGGCGGGCGCGAACACGCCCTCGTTTGGAAACTGTCGCAATCGGCCCATCGGCCGAAACTGTTCTGCGCTCCGGGCAACGCCGGCACCGCCTCGCTCGCGACGAACGTCCCCATCCCAGCTGAAGACCTGGGCGCCCTGCTCAAATTCGCGCGCGACGAGAAGATCGACCTCACCGTCGTCGGCCCGGAAGACCCACTCTGCGCCGGCATCGCCGATCGCTTCGCCGCCGCGGGGCTGCGGCTCTTCGGCCCGTGCGCATCAGCCGCCCGCCTCGAAGGCGACAAGACCTACGCCAAGCAGCTCATGCGTGAAGCCGGCGTGCCGACGGCCGAAGCGCGCATCTTCGGCCCGACCGATCAGGAGTTGGCGCAGGCGCGCCAGACCGGCCGCGCCGACCGACCAAGCAAGGACGAACAAATCCCCGCGTGGTTCCAGCGCGGCTACGACATGGCCCGGCAGTATGTTTCCACGCGCGATGAGGGCGTCGTGGTGAAGGCGGCGGGGCTCGCGAAGGGCAAGGGCGTGTTCGTGCATCACGACCCGGCCGAAGCGCTCCTAACGCTTGAACGCCTCATGCTTCATCGCGAGCTGGGGCCGGCCGGCGAGCGCGTCGTGATCGAAGACCTGCTGCTGGGCCGCGAGGTCAGCGTCATGGCACTGATCGACGGCCGCACGATCTACCTGCTCGAAATGGCACAGGACTACAAGCGCGCGGGCGACGGCGACACCGGCCCGAACACCGGCGGCATGGGCGCTTACTCCCCCGCACCGCCGATTTCCGAAGCCGATCTGCGCGTCATCGAGCGCGATGTGTTCGTGCCCGTTCTGGACACGCTCGCCGGGCAGGAAATTCCCTATCGCGGCGTGTTGTACGCCGGGGTCATGCTGACCGCCGGCGGGCCGAAGGTGCTGGAGTTCAACTGTCGGTTTGGCGACCCGGAGACGCAGCCGCTGATGATGCGATTGAAAAGCGACCTGCTCGAAGCGATGCTGGCGACGGTGGAAGGCCGACTGGATCAGATCTCGCTCGAGTGGGACGCGCGGCCGGCGGTGTGCGTGGTGATGGCGGCGGGCGGGTATCCGGGCGAGTATCGGCGCGGACAAGTAATCGAGGGGCTGGATGCTGCGGCGCGCGAAACCGACGTGCAGGTCTTTCACGCGGGGACGTCGGCGCGAGTCGGCCAACCCGTCACAAATGGCGGCCGTGTGCTGGGCGTGACGGCATTGGGGGATGATCTCGCGTCGGCGCGCGATCGCGCGTATGCGGCCGCGCGGCGGATTTCTTTCGAGGGCGCGATGATGCGGAGCGACATCGCCGCGCGCGGCAAGCATCCGGGATGA
- the murD gene encoding UDP-N-acetylmuramoylalanine--D-glutamate ligase MurD, translating into MIESFRGLRVVVMGLGRFGGGIGVTRWLARQGARVVVTDMASEADLQAGIASLADVDVQFRLGGHDERDLDGCDLLVVSPAVDKRKAAFFQAAVRRGIPWTSEMNLFLERCPARLVGITGSVGKSTTTAMLGEILQRAEREPGWRHGRVRVGGNIGKSLLDDLPAMTPADIVVLELSSFQLEDAQSIHCSPHIAVITNLRENHLDRHGTMADYAAAKAAISAHQREGDWLVLPADDAEIRHLPDNWRNHGGLIRAGASPPDRVRIQMSRSAIAPPVEFPVRLQVPGMHNLQNAAMASAVAQLLQVSPEVISRGLAEFRGLVHRLEFVREFRSVRYYNDSKATTPQAAATSLRAFDGPVVLLAGGSEKGIPFTDMCTEAVRRARAVICMGQTQEAIRSQMLAAKQVADSPALHIATDFSGGIHLARDLARPGDVVLLSPGCASYDWFKNYEERGETFKRIVQTWT; encoded by the coding sequence ATGATCGAAAGCTTTCGGGGATTGCGAGTCGTCGTTATGGGGCTGGGCCGCTTCGGCGGCGGCATCGGCGTGACGCGCTGGTTGGCAAGGCAGGGCGCGCGTGTCGTTGTCACGGACATGGCATCGGAGGCCGATCTGCAGGCCGGCATCGCATCGCTGGCCGATGTCGATGTTCAGTTCCGCCTCGGCGGGCACGATGAGCGCGATCTGGACGGCTGCGATCTACTGGTCGTCAGCCCTGCCGTTGACAAGCGCAAGGCGGCGTTTTTCCAAGCAGCGGTCCGACGGGGAATCCCATGGACCAGCGAGATGAATCTCTTTCTGGAGCGCTGCCCCGCGCGGCTCGTGGGCATCACCGGTTCGGTCGGCAAGAGCACGACGACGGCTATGCTCGGCGAGATTCTGCAGCGGGCCGAGCGCGAGCCGGGCTGGCGGCACGGGCGCGTCCGGGTCGGCGGCAACATTGGCAAGTCGCTGCTGGATGATCTACCCGCGATGACGCCGGCCGACATCGTCGTGCTGGAGCTGTCCAGCTTTCAACTGGAAGACGCGCAGTCGATCCACTGCAGCCCGCACATTGCGGTCATCACCAACCTGCGCGAGAATCACCTCGATCGTCATGGCACGATGGCCGACTACGCCGCCGCGAAGGCCGCCATCTCCGCGCACCAGCGCGAAGGCGACTGGCTCGTCCTCCCGGCCGACGACGCCGAGATCCGTCACTTGCCCGACAATTGGCGAAATCACGGCGGACTGATTCGCGCCGGCGCGTCGCCGCCGGATCGCGTGCGGATTCAAATGAGTCGCAGCGCAATCGCGCCGCCCGTCGAGTTCCCCGTGCGCTTGCAGGTGCCGGGGATGCACAATCTCCAGAACGCGGCGATGGCATCGGCGGTTGCGCAATTGTTGCAGGTATCGCCGGAGGTGATATCGCGCGGGCTTGCGGAATTTCGCGGACTCGTGCATCGCCTCGAATTCGTGCGCGAGTTTCGCAGCGTGCGATATTACAACGACTCGAAGGCCACCACGCCGCAGGCCGCCGCGACGTCGCTTCGAGCTTTCGACGGTCCAGTTGTCCTCCTGGCCGGCGGCTCGGAGAAGGGCATTCCATTCACGGATATGTGCACCGAGGCGGTCCGCCGCGCGCGAGCGGTCATCTGCATGGGGCAGACGCAGGAAGCGATTCGCTCGCAAATGCTTGCGGCCAAACAAGTTGCCGACTCCCCCGCCCTGCACATCGCGACGGACTTTTCCGGCGGCATTCATCTTGCAAGAGATCTGGCGCGGCCCGGCGACGTCGTGCTTCTCTCGCCCGGCTGCGCCAGTTACGACTGGTTCAAGAACTACGAGGAGCGCGGCGAGACGTTCAAACGAATCGTCCAAACCTGGACCTGA